In Pseudoduganella albidiflava, a single window of DNA contains:
- a CDS encoding tetratricopeptide repeat protein, which produces MSLINKMLQDLDARGGTARPAAGGDVRPVAAERSSRTAIAIGAGIGALIVAAGAGGWYYLHREAAPAAAVLAPAVPAAVVPAPAVPAPAVTSSASPDPTVPAPTVPSPAEPVATAPAPQAVVAEPQVAATPAPAPAEAAAPRQAALPQPAVAATPSVESTPTPQAARPRPPRAPRTERDSTAAAPAIAVPERQAGEGATLTSRQQGENAYRRALAALQEGRVTEGVGALEHAVQVYPRHEAARQTLVGLLLENGQADEAMRHAQLGLGLDSNQPQLAMVLARLQLERGGPADVTLLRSLPHASGNAEYRAFLAGVLQKQGRHREAAEQYEAALALRPRNGVWWMGLGISRQAQDLRPGAREAYGKAKEAGLAPELQAFVERRLGQLE; this is translated from the coding sequence ATGAGCTTGATAAACAAGATGCTGCAGGACCTGGATGCGCGGGGCGGCACGGCACGGCCGGCCGCCGGCGGCGACGTGCGCCCGGTCGCGGCCGAACGCAGCTCGCGCACCGCGATCGCCATCGGCGCCGGTATCGGTGCCCTGATCGTGGCCGCAGGCGCCGGCGGCTGGTATTACCTGCACCGGGAAGCCGCGCCTGCCGCCGCTGTCCTTGCCCCCGCGGTTCCCGCCGCGGTGGTACCTGCTCCCGCTGTGCCGGCCCCTGCGGTGACTTCTTCCGCATCGCCCGACCCTACCGTGCCCGCGCCCACTGTGCCGTCTCCCGCCGAGCCGGTCGCCACGGCGCCCGCGCCCCAGGCGGTGGTAGCCGAGCCGCAGGTGGCTGCGACGCCTGCGCCTGCGCCTGCGGAGGCGGCTGCGCCTCGGCAGGCAGCCTTGCCGCAGCCGGCCGTGGCCGCAACGCCATCCGTCGAAAGCACACCAACGCCGCAAGCGGCCAGGCCGCGGCCCCCGCGAGCGCCCCGCACGGAACGCGACAGTACCGCGGCCGCACCCGCCATCGCGGTGCCGGAACGCCAGGCCGGGGAGGGCGCCACGCTGACGTCCCGCCAACAGGGCGAGAACGCCTACCGCCGCGCGCTGGCTGCGCTGCAGGAAGGCCGCGTGACCGAAGGCGTGGGCGCGCTGGAGCATGCGGTGCAAGTCTATCCCCGCCACGAAGCGGCACGCCAGACGCTGGTGGGCCTGCTACTCGAGAACGGCCAGGCGGACGAGGCGATGCGCCATGCGCAGCTGGGGCTGGGCCTGGACAGTAACCAGCCCCAGCTGGCGATGGTGCTGGCGCGCCTGCAGCTGGAACGGGGCGGCCCCGCCGACGTGACGCTGCTGCGCTCGCTGCCGCACGCTAGCGGCAACGCCGAGTACCGGGCTTTCCTGGCCGGCGTGCTGCAAAAGCAGGGCCGGCACCGCGAAGCCGCCGAGCAGTATGAAGCGGCGCTGGCGCTGCGGCCGCGCAATGGCGTGTGGTGGATGGGGCTGGGTATCTCGCGGCAGGCCCAAGACCTTCGCCCCGGTGCGCGGGAGGCGTACGGCAAGGCGAAGGAAGCCGGGCTGGCGCCGGAACTGCAGGCTTTCGTCGAGCGGCGGCTGGGGCAGCTGGAGTAG
- a CDS encoding ExeA family protein codes for MYEAHFGLAELPFSITPDTSFFFGSPHSQEGLNTLLVAARSGEGFIKITGEVGTGKTLLCRKFMAMLGDAFHTAYVPNPYLEPRALMLALADELEIVLPRDVDQHQLVKSLTVRLLELAARGKHVVLCLDEAQALPLESLEALRLLTNLETEKRKLLQIVLFGQPELNAHLASPKIRQLAQRITFHYHLGALRRDDLDYYLAHRLRVAGFTGARLFSAASVRRLYRATGGIPRLVNIVAHKSLMLAYGEGRHLVEKRHVALAAGDTIGTRPARAMRWAWLASAAALAAAGGITLALTR; via the coding sequence ATGTACGAAGCCCACTTCGGCCTGGCCGAGCTGCCGTTTTCCATCACGCCGGATACCAGCTTTTTTTTCGGCAGCCCCCACTCGCAGGAGGGGCTCAATACGCTGCTGGTGGCGGCGCGCAGCGGCGAGGGATTCATCAAGATCACCGGTGAAGTGGGCACCGGCAAGACCCTGTTGTGCCGCAAGTTCATGGCCATGCTGGGCGACGCCTTTCATACGGCCTATGTGCCCAATCCTTACCTGGAGCCGCGCGCGCTGATGCTGGCGCTGGCCGACGAACTGGAAATCGTGCTGCCGCGCGACGTCGACCAGCACCAGCTGGTGAAGTCGCTGACGGTGCGGCTGCTGGAACTGGCGGCGCGCGGCAAGCACGTGGTGCTGTGCCTGGACGAAGCGCAGGCGCTGCCGCTGGAAAGCCTGGAAGCGCTGCGGCTGCTGACCAACCTGGAAACGGAAAAGCGCAAGCTGCTGCAGATCGTGCTGTTCGGCCAGCCGGAACTGAATGCCCACCTGGCCAGTCCGAAGATTCGGCAGCTGGCACAGCGCATCACGTTCCACTATCACCTGGGCGCGCTGCGGCGCGACGACCTCGACTACTACCTGGCGCACCGGCTGCGCGTGGCGGGTTTCACGGGCGCCCGGCTGTTCAGCGCGGCGTCGGTGCGGCGCCTGTACCGCGCCACCGGCGGCATTCCACGGCTGGTCAACATCGTCGCGCACAAGTCGCTGATGCTGGCCTACGGCGAAGGGCGCCACCTGGTGGAAAAGCGGCACGTGGCGCTGGCCGCCGGCGACACGATCGGCACGCGGCCGGCGCGCGCGATGCGCTGGGCGTGGCTGGCCAGCGCGGCCGCCCTCGCGGCGGCGGGCGGCATCACCCTGGCCCTGACGAGATGA
- the mshL gene encoding pilus (MSHA type) biogenesis protein MshL, giving the protein MRTLAAMTCVAMLAAGCDSANRRDTYDTISGEMRNATAKSAQRQHVAPDAVEAALLPPAPALAATLPKARAVLDERFNVALNNVPAQQFFTSIATGTRYNMLVSPEVTGTLSANLKDVTIFEALDAVRELYGYDWKVEGNRIYIRPLTMQTRMFKVNYLTGSRRGVSNVRVSSTSINSVPTRSEEGQEGGQQNASQGQSQTQNGSPSGTTSVQDDASNVKMTSETDFWGDLKAALEAIVGTGDDGRNVIISPQSGVVLVRALPAQLRSVDEYLKATRLAVERQVILEAKILEVQLNNGFQTGVNWAAFRQGGNSAGGIGVIAPGTNLVQRNPLTGAVGQQSGGDTGFASTPGASLGSAADALGTMFGLAIQTSNFSAMLSFLESQGTVHVLSSPRIATLNNQKAVLKIGTDEFYVTGISTTTSSNVGGNTVTPNVIVKPFFSGVLLDVTPQIDDDGHIMLHVHPSVSSVTTINKTVSLGSAGSLNLPLAASSTSEMDSMVRGRNGEIVAIGGLMRQATSSDQSQLPGVGNVPVLGALFRNKDSVSQKRELVVLIKPTIVDDAGSMAPEMQETMRRIERLDPQRGR; this is encoded by the coding sequence ATGCGAACCCTGGCGGCGATGACCTGCGTGGCAATGCTGGCGGCGGGATGCGACAGCGCCAACCGCCGTGATACCTATGACACGATCAGCGGCGAGATGCGCAACGCCACCGCGAAATCGGCCCAGCGCCAGCACGTGGCGCCCGATGCGGTGGAGGCGGCGCTGCTGCCGCCCGCGCCGGCCCTGGCCGCCACGCTGCCGAAGGCGCGCGCCGTGCTGGACGAGCGCTTCAACGTGGCGCTCAACAACGTACCGGCCCAGCAGTTCTTCACGTCGATCGCCACCGGAACGCGCTACAACATGCTGGTGTCGCCGGAGGTGACCGGCACGCTGTCGGCCAACCTGAAGGACGTGACGATCTTCGAGGCGCTGGACGCCGTGCGCGAGCTGTACGGCTACGACTGGAAGGTGGAGGGCAACCGCATCTACATCCGGCCGCTGACCATGCAGACCCGCATGTTCAAGGTGAATTACCTGACCGGCAGCCGGCGCGGCGTGTCCAACGTGCGCGTGTCGTCGACCTCGATCAACAGCGTGCCCACGCGCAGCGAGGAGGGCCAGGAGGGCGGCCAGCAGAACGCCTCCCAAGGCCAGTCGCAGACGCAGAACGGTTCGCCATCCGGCACCACCTCGGTGCAGGACGATGCCAGCAACGTCAAGATGACCTCCGAGACGGATTTCTGGGGCGACCTGAAGGCCGCGCTGGAAGCGATCGTCGGCACCGGCGACGACGGGCGCAACGTGATCATCTCGCCGCAATCGGGCGTGGTACTGGTGCGCGCGCTGCCGGCGCAGCTGCGCTCGGTGGACGAGTACCTGAAGGCCACCCGGCTGGCCGTGGAACGCCAGGTGATCCTGGAAGCGAAGATCCTCGAAGTGCAGCTGAACAACGGTTTCCAGACCGGCGTCAACTGGGCGGCGTTCCGCCAGGGCGGCAACAGCGCCGGCGGCATCGGCGTGATCGCGCCAGGGACCAACCTGGTGCAGCGCAATCCGCTGACCGGGGCGGTCGGCCAGCAGAGCGGCGGCGACACGGGTTTCGCCTCCACCCCGGGCGCCTCGCTCGGCAGTGCCGCCGATGCGCTGGGCACGATGTTCGGCCTGGCGATCCAGACCAGCAATTTCTCGGCGATGCTGTCGTTCCTGGAGTCGCAGGGCACGGTGCACGTGCTGTCCAGCCCGCGCATCGCCACGCTGAACAACCAGAAGGCCGTGCTGAAGATCGGTACCGACGAGTTCTACGTGACCGGCATCAGCACCACCACCAGTTCGAACGTGGGCGGCAATACGGTGACGCCGAACGTGATCGTCAAGCCATTCTTTTCCGGCGTGCTGCTGGACGTGACGCCGCAGATCGACGACGATGGTCACATCATGCTGCACGTGCACCCATCGGTGAGCTCGGTCACCACCATCAACAAGACGGTCAGCCTCGGCAGCGCCGGGTCGCTGAACCTGCCGCTGGCGGCCTCGTCCACGTCGGAAATGGACAGCATGGTGCGTGGGCGAAACGGCGAGATCGTCGCCATCGGCGGCCTGATGCGCCAGGCCACGTCCAGCGACCAGTCGCAGCTGCCCGGCGTGGGCAACGTGCCGGTGCTGGGCGCGCTGTTCCGCAACAAGGACAGCGTGAGCCAGAAGCGCGAGCTGGTGGTGCTGATCAAGCCGACCATCGTCGACGATGCCGGCAGCATGGCCCCCGAGATGCAGGAAACCATGCGCCGCATCGAGCGTCTCGATCCGCAGCGGGGCCGCTGA
- a CDS encoding MSHA biogenesis protein MshK produces MDRPVVRLFFDRLRPVLLAPAIALAIALALPGGARAQVADPTLPPPGLDALAAGGEAPPVAPPGPELQSILVSREPGGRRIAVISGEMVRQGSRFQGALVESVGEDRVVLRRGKARETLRLYVKPEAMPARQE; encoded by the coding sequence ATGGATCGCCCTGTAGTGCGCCTCTTCTTCGACCGCCTGCGCCCCGTGCTGCTGGCACCGGCCATCGCCCTGGCCATCGCACTGGCGCTTCCCGGCGGTGCGCGGGCGCAGGTCGCCGACCCGACGCTGCCACCGCCCGGCCTGGACGCGCTGGCGGCCGGCGGGGAAGCGCCGCCGGTCGCGCCGCCCGGCCCGGAATTGCAGTCGATCCTCGTGTCGCGCGAGCCAGGCGGGCGCCGGATTGCCGTGATTAGTGGCGAAATGGTACGGCAGGGCAGCCGTTTCCAGGGCGCACTGGTGGAATCGGTGGGCGAAGATCGCGTGGTGCTGCGCCGCGGCAAGGCCCGTGAAACGCTGCGGCTGTACGTCAAGCCCGAAGCCATGCCGGCACGGCAGGAATGA
- the gspM gene encoding type II secretion system protein GspM, translating to MKELWLKWAARIDALTLRERIMACAATVAGVIFIAYMGFIEPAGARERTLRTAILQQKVQLAGIDVEIAEKQAAAQADPDADLRKRLAAVRAENDQLRATLRTTQSALVSPDRMTVLLQQMVQQNGKLKLLSLRTLAPAGTTDGNFGDAGTDGGLAGPVLPRAGLSATPPGVAADSADGEPQKPLLYRHGVRIVLQGGYGDMVAYMAALERLPARLYWGQATLDATEHDKATLTLTLYTLSLDQQWIAL from the coding sequence ATGAAGGAACTGTGGCTGAAATGGGCGGCCCGCATCGATGCGCTGACGCTGCGCGAGCGGATCATGGCGTGCGCCGCCACGGTGGCGGGCGTGATCTTCATCGCCTACATGGGCTTCATCGAACCGGCCGGGGCGCGCGAGCGCACGCTGCGCACCGCGATCCTGCAGCAAAAGGTGCAACTGGCCGGCATCGACGTGGAAATCGCCGAAAAGCAGGCGGCCGCGCAAGCCGATCCCGATGCCGACCTGCGCAAGCGCCTGGCCGCCGTGCGGGCGGAAAACGACCAGCTGCGCGCCACGCTGCGCACCACGCAGAGCGCGCTGGTGTCGCCGGACAGGATGACGGTCCTGTTGCAGCAGATGGTGCAGCAGAACGGCAAGCTCAAGCTGCTGTCGCTGCGCACGCTGGCGCCGGCCGGCACGACCGATGGCAATTTCGGCGACGCCGGCACCGATGGCGGCCTGGCCGGGCCGGTGCTGCCGCGGGCCGGGCTGTCGGCCACGCCGCCCGGCGTAGCGGCGGACAGCGCCGATGGGGAACCGCAAAAGCCGCTGCTGTACCGCCATGGCGTGCGCATCGTGCTGCAGGGCGGCTATGGCGACATGGTGGCCTACATGGCGGCGCTGGAACGCTTGCCGGCCCGGCTGTACTGGGGCCAGGCCACGCTGGATGCCACCGAACACGACAAGGCCACGCTGACCTTGACCTTATATACGCTGAGCCTGGACCAACAATGGATCGCCCTGTAG
- a CDS encoding MSHA biogenesis protein MshA: MSQQINLFNPRFRKEKRYLTAPALAIVVGVALAGSVALSVAASGRVTVLEEESARLREQLAEAEARKASVLAGLVPRPKDAAVESELERAGLDQRALRGVADILEQNRVGDPRGYSAYFQALARTRVSGLWLTGVEIGGANADIGLRGRALRAELLPGYLNGLAREPALQGKAFEQLEISRPGLAPGGVEARPGEPPRLAPPPMTPADGAAAAAAAPLPPPYVEFTLQARAGGAR; encoded by the coding sequence ATGAGCCAGCAGATCAACCTGTTCAACCCGCGCTTCCGCAAGGAAAAGCGCTACCTGACGGCGCCGGCGCTGGCCATCGTCGTCGGGGTCGCGCTGGCCGGTTCGGTGGCGCTGTCGGTCGCGGCGAGCGGCCGCGTGACGGTGCTGGAAGAAGAATCGGCGCGCCTGAGGGAACAGCTGGCCGAGGCGGAAGCCCGCAAGGCCAGCGTGCTGGCCGGGCTGGTGCCGCGGCCGAAGGATGCCGCCGTGGAAAGCGAACTGGAGCGGGCCGGGCTGGACCAGCGCGCGCTGCGCGGCGTGGCGGACATCCTGGAACAGAACCGGGTCGGCGATCCGCGCGGCTATTCCGCCTATTTCCAGGCCCTGGCACGCACCCGCGTCAGCGGCTTGTGGCTGACCGGGGTGGAGATCGGCGGCGCGAACGCCGACATCGGCCTGCGCGGCCGGGCACTGCGCGCCGAGCTGCTGCCCGGCTACCTGAACGGCCTGGCGCGCGAACCGGCGCTGCAGGGCAAGGCGTTCGAGCAGCTGGAAATATCGCGGCCGGGGCTGGCGCCGGGCGGCGTTGAAGCGCGCCCGGGAGAGCCGCCGCGGCTCGCGCCGCCGCCGATGACGCCGGCCGACGGCGCCGCTGCCGCTGCCGCAGCCCCGCTGCCGCCGCCGTATGTGGAATTCACGCTGCAGGCGCGTGCCGGGGGGGCGCGATGA